One window of Chryseobacterium indologenes genomic DNA carries:
- a CDS encoding outer membrane beta-barrel protein, with translation MKKIVLMGAVALFGLSNAQIAKGTSYLSGQVGYYHSEKDEFNTTRKDDVIRILPTAGYFVTTNLAVGLSVGYKSAITKYKVGNAAISNVMEIKDTDNAFVVAPFVRKYWTLSDKLYIFGQLQVPLEFGKEKMNANSNINDADPLLTAALNRENNYTNIGVNIKPGLDYFITKNWSIEATIGEFGYNTYKRDIDGARRADDYKFGISLTSVTFGVKYVFAK, from the coding sequence ATGAAAAAAATTGTATTGATGGGCGCTGTTGCGCTTTTCGGTTTATCTAACGCACAGATTGCAAAAGGAACTTCTTATCTTTCAGGACAGGTAGGATATTATCACAGTGAAAAGGACGAATTCAACACTACAAGAAAGGATGATGTGATCAGAATCCTTCCTACAGCGGGGTATTTCGTTACTACTAACTTAGCCGTGGGACTTAGTGTAGGCTATAAAAGTGCTATTACAAAATACAAAGTGGGGAATGCAGCGATTAGCAATGTAATGGAAATTAAAGATACAGATAATGCTTTTGTAGTAGCTCCATTCGTGAGAAAATACTGGACTTTATCTGATAAATTATACATCTTCGGACAGTTACAGGTTCCATTGGAGTTCGGTAAGGAAAAAATGAATGCAAACAGTAATATTAACGATGCAGATCCTTTGCTTACAGCTGCTTTAAATAGAGAAAATAACTATACCAATATTGGAGTGAATATCAAACCAGGTCTGGATTATTTCATAACGAAGAACTGGTCAATTGAAGCAACAATAGGTGAATTCGGATACAATACTTACAAAAGAGATATTGACGGTGCCAGAAGAGCTGATGATTACAAATTCGGCATCAGTTTAACTTCCGTGACTTTTGGAGTTAAATATGTATTTGCAAAATAA
- a CDS encoding dihydrolipoamide acetyltransferase family protein produces the protein MAEYKLLLPSMGEGVMEATIITWLFNEGDNVKEDDSVVEIATDKVDSDVPTPVSGKIVKILKQKDEVAKVGEAIAILEIEGEGAASEEVKTETPAATPDADTLKAIEEPLQATIASNVEFSGDLYLSPLVKSIAQQENISETELKSIKGSGLEGRITKEDILGYVANRGDQPVQQAAPVQAATTPKPAASAPAATVPVSAGDEIIPMDRMRKIIAENMVKAKQIAPHVTSFIETDVTNVVKWRNKNKAVFEKREGEKLTFMPIFVKAVVKAIQDFPMINVSINGENIIKKKNINIGMATALPDGNLIVPVIKNADQLSLSGLAKAINDLAYRARNKKLRPEDTQGATYTISNVGSFGNLMGTPIIPQPQVAILAIGAIVKKPAVLETADGDVIAIRNLMFMSHSYDHRVVDGSLGGMMLKHVHDYLENWDLNTEI, from the coding sequence ATGGCAGAATACAAATTATTGCTTCCTTCCATGGGAGAAGGTGTTATGGAAGCGACAATTATCACTTGGTTATTCAATGAAGGTGATAACGTAAAGGAGGATGACTCCGTAGTAGAAATTGCAACAGATAAAGTAGATTCAGACGTTCCGACACCAGTTTCGGGGAAAATCGTAAAAATTTTAAAGCAAAAAGATGAAGTTGCAAAAGTAGGCGAAGCCATTGCTATTTTAGAAATTGAAGGAGAAGGCGCAGCTTCAGAAGAAGTAAAAACTGAAACTCCGGCGGCTACTCCGGATGCTGACACTTTAAAAGCGATTGAAGAGCCTTTACAAGCAACAATTGCTTCAAACGTAGAATTCTCAGGGGATCTTTATTTATCTCCACTCGTAAAATCTATCGCACAACAGGAAAACATTTCTGAAACTGAACTGAAGTCTATCAAAGGAAGCGGTTTGGAAGGAAGAATTACAAAAGAAGATATATTAGGATATGTCGCCAACAGAGGAGACCAGCCAGTTCAGCAGGCGGCTCCGGTACAGGCAGCAACCACTCCGAAACCAGCAGCATCTGCTCCGGCAGCTACAGTTCCGGTAAGTGCAGGTGATGAGATCATTCCAATGGACAGAATGAGAAAGATCATCGCTGAAAACATGGTAAAAGCAAAACAAATTGCTCCACACGTTACTTCTTTCATCGAAACAGACGTTACCAACGTTGTAAAATGGAGAAATAAAAACAAAGCAGTATTTGAAAAACGCGAAGGTGAAAAACTGACTTTCATGCCGATTTTCGTAAAAGCTGTAGTGAAAGCAATCCAGGATTTCCCAATGATCAATGTTTCTATCAATGGTGAAAACATCATCAAAAAGAAAAACATCAACATTGGTATGGCTACTGCCCTTCCGGACGGAAACCTTATTGTTCCTGTTATCAAGAATGCTGACCAGCTATCACTTTCAGGTCTTGCAAAAGCAATCAACGACCTGGCTTACAGAGCAAGAAACAAGAAATTAAGACCTGAAGATACTCAGGGTGCAACTTATACTATTTCAAACGTAGGAAGCTTCGGAAACCTTATGGGAACTCCTATCATTCCTCAGCCTCAGGTAGCTATTTTAGCCATCGGAGCTATCGTTAAAAAGCCTGCAGTTCTTGAAACAGCTGATGGTGATGTAATCGCAATCAGAAACCTAATGTTCATGTCTCACTCTTATGACCACAGAGTAGTAGACGGTTCTCTAGGTGGAATGATGCTGAAGCATGTTCACGACTACCTTGAAAACTGGGATCTGAATACAGAAATATAA
- a CDS encoding SAM hydrolase/SAM-dependent halogenase family protein encodes MSIITLTSDFGNLDYRVAAVKGKILSLNPEVNIVDITHDIQAFNLIQTSYIVRNAYKYFPKGSIHIISVDSFYNRSRKNIIYKADGSYFLAADNGLLSLIFFDIKPEAIYELTLNNRFDDIINFTSTDIFVPAAVHLANGGLPEVIGRKIHSAKQLMFPRAVYNESEGMIIGEVTYIDNFGNIISNINKDFFENISKGYDNFTIKFRNLSLSRIFSSHTEVVSDWERETEFHGQSAAIFNDSQLLELTIYKGSKKNGAKSLFGLNVGENIYIEFS; translated from the coding sequence ATGTCAATTATTACCCTTACTTCGGATTTCGGAAATTTAGATTACAGAGTTGCCGCTGTGAAAGGCAAAATTCTGTCTCTAAACCCTGAGGTTAATATTGTTGATATAACCCACGATATCCAGGCATTTAACCTTATACAGACTTCGTATATTGTAAGAAATGCTTATAAATATTTTCCAAAAGGAAGCATACACATTATTTCCGTAGACAGTTTTTACAACAGATCTAGAAAAAATATTATTTACAAAGCCGACGGATCCTACTTTTTGGCGGCAGATAACGGCCTCTTAAGTCTTATATTTTTTGATATCAAACCGGAAGCGATCTATGAACTCACCCTGAACAATCGTTTTGATGACATCATCAACTTTACCTCTACAGACATTTTTGTGCCTGCAGCAGTACATCTTGCCAATGGCGGACTTCCTGAGGTAATAGGACGAAAAATACATTCGGCCAAGCAACTGATGTTCCCAAGAGCGGTTTATAATGAATCGGAAGGCATGATTATCGGTGAAGTGACCTATATTGATAATTTCGGAAATATAATCTCAAATATCAACAAAGATTTTTTCGAAAATATCAGCAAAGGCTATGATAATTTTACCATAAAATTCAGAAATTTAAGTCTTTCAAGGATATTTTCCAGCCATACGGAGGTTGTTTCAGACTGGGAAAGGGAAACAGAATTCCACGGGCAGTCTGCTGCTATTTTCAATGATAGTCAATTATTGGAGCTTACCATCTACAAAGGAAGTAAGAAAAACGGCGCCAAAAGCCTGTTTGGACTGAATGTAGGCGAAAATATTTATATTGAATTCAGCTAA
- a CDS encoding outer membrane beta-barrel protein yields the protein MKKILLAGAVALFGLSNAQIAKGTTYLSGSVGYSQVETNNGNIKTENFNVLPTVGYFVNTNLAIGLGVGYQTEKNTVSTTTTLGNTTVVNEKIVKTPAFVVAPFVRKYWTLSDKLYFFGQLAVPMQFGKTETENNSVATTTTGSGTTVSSNSTSTEAKYTKIGVTVKPGLDYFLNKNWSIEATIGEFGYSNYKPKDGDATNNYNFGLNLSSVTFGVKYVFAK from the coding sequence ATGAAAAAAATATTATTAGCGGGTGCTGTTGCACTTTTTGGTTTATCAAACGCTCAGATTGCTAAAGGAACTACATATTTATCAGGATCTGTTGGTTATTCTCAAGTAGAAACTAACAACGGAAACATTAAAACAGAAAACTTCAACGTATTACCTACAGTTGGATATTTCGTAAACACTAACTTGGCAATCGGATTAGGAGTTGGTTACCAAACTGAAAAGAACACTGTGTCTACTACTACAACTTTAGGAAACACTACAGTCGTAAACGAAAAAATAGTTAAAACTCCAGCTTTTGTTGTTGCTCCATTTGTAAGAAAATACTGGACTTTATCTGACAAGCTATATTTCTTCGGACAATTAGCAGTGCCAATGCAGTTTGGAAAAACTGAAACTGAAAACAACTCTGTAGCTACAACTACAACAGGTTCAGGAACTACTGTTTCTTCTAACTCTACTTCTACTGAAGCTAAATACACTAAAATTGGTGTTACTGTGAAGCCAGGTTTAGATTATTTCTTAAACAAGAACTGGTCTATCGAAGCTACTATCGGTGAGTTCGGTTATAGCAACTACAAGCCAAAAGATGGTGATGCTACAAACAACTATAACTTCGGATTGAATTTATCTTCTGTAACTTTCGGAGTTAAATATGTATTTGCAAAGTAA
- the atpE gene encoding ATP synthase F0 subunit C encodes MEIPKIVGAGIVVLGVGIGLGKIGAAALEAIARQPEQSGKIQTAMLIAAALVEGVAFAALFAVN; translated from the coding sequence ATGGAAATCCCTAAAATTGTAGGTGCTGGTATCGTAGTACTAGGTGTAGGTATCGGTCTTGGTAAAATCGGAGCTGCTGCTCTTGAAGCTATCGCTAGACAACCTGAGCAATCTGGAAAAATCCAAACAGCTATGCTTATCGCAGCTGCACTTGTAGAAGGTGTTGCGTTTGCTGCTCTATTCGCAGTAAACTAA
- a CDS encoding porin family protein has translation MKKILLVSAIALFAGLNAQTTFGVKAGYALSKLNSNENDVEFGGIEGSLKSKSGFYIGGLVEHKFNNKFAIQGELEYANLGGKAEVALPGITVTEKMNLNRIVIPLSARYYATPELGIYAGPYVSFKTNNKVKFEMSGPNAVMTNPAGIREGERYVEKFLDDSLKSTDFGLFFGADYKVYKGLFIDARYSFGLTNMIKNPVDGEKLKMNFFQLGLGYKFK, from the coding sequence ATGAAAAAAATCTTATTAGTATCTGCAATCGCTTTATTTGCAGGCTTAAATGCACAAACTACATTCGGAGTAAAAGCAGGGTATGCTTTGTCAAAACTGAATTCTAATGAAAATGATGTTGAGTTTGGAGGAATTGAAGGAAGTTTAAAATCGAAGTCAGGATTTTATATCGGTGGTTTGGTTGAGCATAAATTCAATAATAAGTTTGCTATTCAGGGAGAGCTGGAATATGCTAATCTTGGAGGAAAGGCAGAGGTTGCATTACCTGGCATTACAGTAACTGAAAAGATGAACCTGAATAGAATTGTAATTCCTTTATCTGCAAGATATTATGCAACACCTGAACTGGGAATTTATGCAGGTCCATATGTGAGTTTTAAGACCAATAACAAAGTGAAATTTGAAATGAGCGGTCCTAATGCAGTGATGACAAATCCTGCCGGAATCAGAGAAGGAGAGAGATATGTAGAAAAATTTTTGGATGACTCTTTAAAATCTACAGATTTCGGATTGTTCTTTGGAGCGGATTACAAAGTGTATAAAGGATTGTTTATAGATGCCCGTTACAGCTTTGGTCTTACCAATATGATCAAAAATCCAGTAGATGGTGAAAAACTGAAAATGAATTTCTTCCAGCTAGGATTAGGATATAAGTTTAAATAA
- a CDS encoding porin family protein — MKKLLSFTLISLIGISLSAQKNTVGIRAGIGRSTLKTDYADSDFDFSSKGMITAHVAIFLEHKLNQNFALQTELGFARAGGRNSWDYQEDEFHDYTIINAISLGKLNVPLMAKYYFNEKFNINAGANMAFVVAAESKYKTSGKYGFELYLNLLREAEDIKKKIKSFEINPFLGVEFHLNKKIFIDGRYIFGVSDIAKNSNGEGYNMLKSSSLQIGIGFKFNKLSF, encoded by the coding sequence ATGAAAAAACTTTTATCGTTCACATTAATTTCTTTAATAGGAATAAGCTTAAGTGCTCAAAAAAATACAGTCGGGATCAGAGCCGGCATTGGACGTTCTACTTTAAAGACGGACTATGCCGATTCTGATTTCGATTTTTCATCTAAAGGAATGATAACAGCACATGTTGCTATCTTCCTCGAACATAAATTAAATCAGAATTTTGCTTTACAGACCGAGTTGGGATTTGCGAGAGCCGGCGGAAGAAATAGTTGGGATTACCAGGAAGATGAATTTCATGATTATACTATTATAAATGCTATTTCTCTTGGAAAACTAAATGTTCCTTTAATGGCTAAATATTATTTTAATGAAAAATTTAATATTAATGCAGGTGCCAATATGGCTTTTGTTGTAGCAGCAGAAAGTAAATACAAAACCAGTGGTAAATACGGATTTGAATTATATCTAAACTTATTGAGAGAGGCTGAGGATATTAAGAAAAAAATAAAATCCTTTGAAATAAATCCTTTCTTGGGAGTAGAATTTCATTTGAATAAAAAAATATTTATTGACGGACGTTATATCTTCGGAGTATCTGATATTGCAAAAAACAGTAATGGAGAAGGTTATAATATGCTTAAAAGCAGCTCACTTCAGATTGGGATAGGTTTTAAATTTAATAAATTAAGTTTTTAA
- a CDS encoding PhoH family protein has translation MFELTYDLEDIDAKIFYGVNNQYFNLIKSSFPTIKITGRDHYIFAMGNQEALDILKQKLNDIVGFISKNNSIGLKDVENILNIKDENEKQLVFDQDIIVKGVNGKVIKAKTTNLKKLVKETEKKDMVFAIGPAGTGKTYTSVALAARALRDKEVKRIILTRPAVEAGESLGFLPGDLKEKLDPYLQPLYDALRDMIPHEKLEGFIEKKVIEVAPLAFMRGRTLDDAFVILDEAQNTTHSQMKMFLTRMGMNAKFIITGDPTQVDLPPKQQSGLKEAMRILSGVKEIGFVHLTEEDVVRHPVVRKIILAYNDEEKRLRND, from the coding sequence ATGTTTGAATTAACATATGATTTGGAAGATATCGATGCGAAAATCTTCTATGGAGTTAATAACCAATATTTCAACTTAATAAAATCAAGCTTTCCAACCATTAAAATCACAGGAAGAGATCATTATATCTTTGCGATGGGTAATCAGGAAGCATTAGACATACTGAAGCAAAAACTGAATGATATTGTCGGTTTTATTTCTAAAAACAATTCAATTGGGCTGAAAGACGTTGAAAATATATTGAATATTAAAGACGAAAACGAGAAACAACTGGTTTTCGATCAGGATATTATTGTAAAAGGAGTAAACGGAAAAGTCATTAAGGCTAAAACAACCAATCTTAAAAAGCTGGTAAAAGAAACGGAGAAAAAGGATATGGTTTTCGCCATTGGTCCTGCCGGAACCGGAAAAACGTATACCAGTGTAGCGCTGGCAGCAAGAGCTTTAAGAGATAAAGAAGTGAAAAGAATCATTCTAACAAGGCCGGCTGTAGAAGCGGGAGAAAGTCTTGGATTCTTGCCGGGAGATCTTAAAGAAAAACTGGATCCCTATTTACAACCTTTATATGATGCACTTCGAGATATGATTCCTCATGAAAAACTGGAAGGTTTTATTGAGAAAAAAGTGATTGAAGTGGCGCCATTGGCTTTCATGAGAGGAAGAACACTGGATGATGCTTTTGTAATTTTAGATGAAGCCCAGAATACGACCCACTCTCAGATGAAGATGTTTTTAACCAGAATGGGAATGAATGCGAAATTTATTATCACAGGAGATCCTACCCAGGTCGATTTGCCACCAAAACAACAATCCGGGCTGAAAGAAGCTATGAGGATTCTAAGCGGAGTAAAAGAAATCGGGTTTGTACATCTTACAGAAGAGGATGTGGTAAGACACCCTGTTGTAAGAAAGATTATTCTTGCTTATAATGATGAAGAGAAAAGACTGAGAAACGATTAA
- the ffh gene encoding signal recognition particle protein: protein MFNSLQDKLDKALHNISGRGKITEINVAETVKEIRRALVDADVNYKVAKDLTKRVQDKALGENVLTSLTPGQLMTKIVHDELVDLMGGSQEGINLSGKPSVILIAGLQGSGKTTFSGKLANYLQTKRNKKPLLVACDVYRPAAIDQLKVLGGQIGVPVFTEEGSTNPSTIAENAINFAKSNGHDVVIVDTAGRLAIDEQMMNEIKSVHYFIKPNETLFVVDSMTGQDAVNTAKAFNDALNFDGVVLTKLDGDTRGGAALTIRSVVEKPIKFISTGEKMEALDLFYPERMADRILGMGDVVSLVERAQEQFDEEEAKKLHKKIAKNEFGFDDFLKQINQIKKMGNMKDLMGMIPGVGKAIKDVEISDDAFKHIEAIIYSMTPEERRRPSIINTQRKGRIAKGAGRKIEDVNQLMKQFEQMGKMMKMMQGPQGKQMMQMMSKMPNMPGMGGMFGK from the coding sequence ATGTTTAATAGTTTACAGGATAAATTAGACAAGGCTTTACATAATATTTCCGGTAGAGGAAAAATTACCGAAATCAATGTAGCGGAAACCGTAAAGGAGATCCGTAGAGCATTGGTAGATGCCGACGTTAACTATAAAGTTGCAAAAGATCTTACTAAAAGAGTTCAGGATAAGGCATTAGGAGAGAACGTTCTTACTTCGCTTACACCTGGACAACTTATGACGAAAATCGTTCATGATGAATTGGTAGACCTTATGGGAGGTTCTCAGGAAGGAATCAATCTTTCAGGAAAGCCATCTGTAATCCTTATTGCAGGTCTTCAGGGTTCTGGTAAGACTACATTCTCAGGGAAGCTTGCTAATTATTTACAAACAAAAAGAAATAAAAAACCTTTATTGGTAGCATGTGACGTTTACCGTCCTGCTGCAATTGACCAGCTAAAAGTTTTAGGTGGGCAAATCGGGGTTCCTGTTTTCACAGAAGAAGGTTCCACAAATCCTTCTACGATTGCTGAAAACGCAATTAATTTTGCAAAATCAAACGGTCATGATGTTGTGATCGTGGATACGGCAGGTCGTTTGGCAATTGATGAGCAGATGATGAACGAGATTAAATCTGTTCATTACTTCATTAAACCCAATGAAACGCTATTCGTTGTTGACTCAATGACAGGTCAGGATGCTGTGAATACGGCAAAAGCATTCAACGATGCTTTGAATTTTGACGGAGTCGTTTTGACTAAATTAGATGGTGATACCCGTGGTGGAGCCGCTTTAACGATTCGTTCTGTTGTTGAAAAACCAATCAAGTTCATCTCTACAGGAGAAAAAATGGAAGCTCTGGATCTTTTCTACCCGGAAAGAATGGCAGACAGAATTCTGGGAATGGGAGACGTTGTTTCCTTAGTAGAAAGAGCTCAGGAGCAGTTTGATGAAGAAGAAGCTAAAAAACTTCACAAAAAAATCGCTAAAAACGAATTCGGTTTTGATGATTTCCTAAAACAGATCAACCAGATCAAGAAAATGGGTAACATGAAAGACTTGATGGGAATGATTCCTGGGGTTGGAAAAGCGATCAAGGATGTAGAGATCAGTGATGATGCATTTAAACACATTGAAGCAATCATCTACTCTATGACGCCTGAAGAAAGAAGAAGACCTTCTATCATCAACACCCAGAGAAAAGGAAGAATTGCCAAAGGTGCCGGAAGAAAGATCGAAGATGTAAATCAATTGATGAAACAATTCGAGCAAATGGGTAAAATGATGAAGATGATGCAAGGCCCTCAAGGAAAGCAGATGATGCAGATGATGAGCAAAATGCCAAACATGCCTGGAATGGGTGGAATGTTTGGAAAATAA
- a CDS encoding porin family protein, with the protein MKKLLLIAAVAVMGISANAQEFRFGPKAGFAMSTIKLDDKQDDLDGRKMSPKYTFYIGGMAEYKFNDNFAVQGEVLYSPLGAKEKIDGVNAGGMYFGESTKVTFGTLLVPVSAKYFITENFSVAAGLNVGIILTAKQKSVIGSDFLDVEVEGEGGDVDIKKDIKSLNLAPFLGVEYMLENGLFFDARYSLGVSNLSNDNSGGTVKNSFAQVGVGFKFGGN; encoded by the coding sequence ATGAAAAAACTTCTACTTATTGCAGCGGTCGCTGTTATGGGAATTTCTGCAAACGCACAAGAATTTCGTTTTGGTCCAAAAGCTGGTTTCGCAATGTCAACGATTAAACTGGATGATAAGCAGGATGATCTTGATGGAAGAAAAATGTCTCCTAAATATACCTTTTATATCGGTGGGATGGCTGAGTACAAATTCAATGATAACTTTGCTGTTCAGGGGGAGGTTTTGTATTCGCCACTTGGAGCTAAAGAAAAGATTGATGGAGTAAATGCCGGAGGGATGTATTTTGGTGAATCAACAAAAGTGACTTTTGGAACTCTTTTAGTTCCGGTTTCTGCAAAATACTTCATTACAGAAAATTTCTCTGTAGCTGCAGGTCTTAACGTGGGAATCATTCTTACGGCTAAACAAAAGTCTGTAATTGGTTCAGATTTCCTTGATGTGGAAGTGGAAGGTGAAGGTGGTGATGTAGATATTAAAAAAGATATCAAATCATTAAACCTTGCTCCGTTCTTAGGCGTTGAATATATGTTGGAAAACGGACTTTTCTTTGATGCAAGATACAGCTTAGGAGTATCAAACCTATCTAATGACAACAGCGGAGGTACTGTAAAGAATAGCTTTGCTCAGGTGGGTGTAGGTTTCAAATTCGGAGGAAACTAA
- the atpB gene encoding F0F1 ATP synthase subunit A: MFKKFAVLFYSIFVLNLVSAQHGEATAGAAPAQELSEKDKVSKENKEFIDHHLLDAHDFTLMVDKEGHHIGFPLPVIVYDNGFHSFMSNKEGFMHGEPTEVDGSFYVLHHEKIYKTDAAGTLTLGEDGHPTNEKPLDLSITKSVLIILLVSIFMLVLFGGMAKSYKKSVVPTGAARFLEPLIIFVRDEVAIPNIGHKYKRFMGYLLTVFFFILFLNVLGLMPFGINVTGNITMTFFLAILTYLITTFSANKDYWKHIFWMPGVPVPMKLIMLPIELLGTITKPFALMIRLFANMTAGHIVVMSLIGLIYVFKNFIAGVAFPFLTLVIYLLEVLVAFLQAYIFTMLSALFIGMAVEEHEHEHHAAH, from the coding sequence ATGTTTAAGAAATTCGCAGTTTTATTCTACAGTATTTTTGTATTAAACTTAGTGTCTGCACAGCACGGTGAGGCTACTGCTGGGGCAGCTCCTGCTCAAGAGCTTTCAGAGAAAGACAAAGTAAGCAAAGAAAACAAAGAGTTCATCGATCATCACTTGTTGGATGCACATGATTTCACATTGATGGTTGATAAAGAAGGTCATCACATTGGTTTCCCTCTTCCTGTTATTGTATATGACAACGGTTTTCACTCTTTTATGAGTAACAAAGAAGGGTTCATGCACGGAGAGCCTACTGAAGTAGACGGTTCTTTTTATGTGTTACACCACGAGAAAATCTATAAAACTGATGCAGCAGGAACTTTAACACTTGGTGAAGATGGTCATCCAACTAACGAAAAGCCATTAGATCTTTCAATTACGAAAAGTGTACTGATTATTTTATTAGTATCAATCTTTATGTTAGTGTTATTCGGTGGTATGGCTAAGTCTTATAAAAAATCAGTGGTTCCTACAGGTGCTGCAAGATTTTTAGAGCCGTTAATCATTTTCGTAAGAGATGAAGTTGCTATTCCAAACATCGGACATAAGTATAAAAGATTTATGGGTTATTTATTAACGGTATTCTTCTTTATTCTTTTCCTTAACGTTTTAGGATTAATGCCTTTCGGAATCAATGTTACAGGTAATATTACAATGACATTCTTCCTTGCAATCCTTACTTATCTGATTACAACATTCTCAGCTAACAAAGATTACTGGAAACACATCTTCTGGATGCCGGGAGTACCAGTTCCAATGAAACTGATCATGCTTCCTATCGAACTATTAGGAACAATCACTAAACCATTTGCTTTGATGATCCGACTTTTTGCAAACATGACTGCAGGTCACATCGTAGTAATGAGTTTGATCGGATTGATCTACGTATTTAAGAATTTTATCGCAGGTGTTGCATTCCCGTTCCTTACATTGGTAATTTACTTACTAGAGGTATTGGTAGCATTCCTACAGGCTTATATCTTTACAATGTTATCAGCTCTGTTTATCGGAATGGCAGTAGAAGAGCACGAGCACGAACATCATGCAGCTCACTAA
- the atpH gene encoding ATP synthase F1 subunit delta produces the protein MLTSKVAKRYAQGLLDFTNESGQTATVFSEMKDVVKIMKESADLNKFFMTPYIDSKKKIEVASEIFKGLSVSSQNLIKLVIKHGRENQLKNIAQEFINKVEDLSGVQRITLTTATPLSKENLDQILRSTNLVNADSNFDLKVNVKPEILGGYVLRVGDQQVDASVKTKLNQVKKDFQLN, from the coding sequence ATGCTTACATCTAAAGTAGCTAAAAGATACGCACAAGGTTTACTTGATTTCACAAATGAGTCAGGTCAAACGGCTACTGTATTTTCTGAAATGAAAGATGTAGTAAAGATCATGAAAGAGTCTGCGGACTTAAATAAATTTTTTATGACTCCTTACATCGATTCTAAAAAGAAAATAGAAGTAGCAAGCGAAATTTTCAAAGGTTTATCTGTTTCTTCTCAGAATTTAATCAAGTTGGTGATTAAACACGGACGTGAAAACCAATTGAAAAATATCGCTCAGGAATTTATCAACAAGGTAGAAGACCTTAGTGGTGTACAGAGAATAACACTTACTACAGCAACTCCGCTTTCAAAAGAGAACCTTGATCAGATTTTAAGATCTACCAATCTTGTAAACGCTGATTCAAACTTTGATCTGAAAGTAAATGTAAAGCCTGAAATTCTTGGAGGATATGTTCTAAGAGTAGGTGACCAGCAGGTAGACGCGTCTGTGAAGACAAAATTGAACCAAGTTAAAAAAGATTTCCAATTAAATTAA
- a CDS encoding F0F1 ATP synthase subunit B, which yields MELIHQFSSGLFIIQSVIFLALLFLLGKFAWKPILKSINDRETSIVDALNQAKLARKEMETLKEDNERIIREAKIERDAILKEAREIKDRIVGEAKDVAKTEGDRMIEAAKQTINAEKNAAMADIKTQIGTLSVNIAESILKQKLDNSEAQNELVQNYLNKSNLN from the coding sequence ATGGAATTAATTCATCAGTTTTCGTCAGGATTATTTATTATCCAGTCTGTTATTTTTCTAGCATTATTATTTTTGTTAGGTAAATTCGCTTGGAAACCTATTTTAAAGTCTATCAATGACAGAGAAACCTCTATTGTTGACGCCCTTAATCAAGCTAAATTAGCTAGAAAAGAAATGGAAACTTTAAAAGAAGATAACGAAAGAATCATTCGTGAAGCTAAAATCGAAAGAGACGCTATCCTTAAAGAAGCTAGAGAAATTAAAGACAGAATCGTAGGGGAAGCTAAAGATGTTGCTAAAACTGAAGGAGACAGAATGATCGAAGCGGCTAAACAGACTATCAATGCTGAGAAAAATGCTGCTATGGCAGACATCAAAACTCAAATTGGTACTTTATCTGTAAACATTGCTGAGTCTATCCTGAAACAAAAATTAGACAACAGCGAAGCTCAAAACGAATTAGTTCAAAATTATTTAAACAAATCAAACCTTAACTAA